A window of the Synechococcus sp. LTW-R genome harbors these coding sequences:
- the larB gene encoding nickel pincer cofactor biosynthesis protein LarB — protein MSELARLDLERRQRLGMAEAIWGEHKTAEQIAAILVRQQRSGELALATRVDPAKAQAVAALLPDEPQLQFHAEARCLSLGAAAPLRPELGEVVVVSGGTSDLPVAAEAQLALRWHGIACERVLDVGVAGLHRLLGQLDRLRQARVLITCAGMEGALPTVLAGLLPQPVIGVPVSVGYGVSAGGQAALHGMLASCAPGLSVVNIDNGYGAAMAALRILLSSGAEAER, from the coding sequence ATGAGCGAGCTGGCCCGCCTGGATCTCGAGCGGCGGCAACGCCTCGGCATGGCCGAAGCGATTTGGGGAGAGCACAAAACCGCCGAGCAGATCGCGGCGATCCTGGTGCGGCAGCAGCGCAGCGGCGAATTGGCCCTGGCCACCCGGGTGGATCCCGCCAAGGCCCAAGCCGTTGCAGCGCTCCTGCCGGATGAACCGCAGCTTCAGTTCCACGCCGAGGCGCGCTGCCTCAGCCTGGGCGCTGCGGCCCCACTCCGTCCGGAGTTGGGGGAGGTGGTGGTGGTCAGTGGCGGCACCAGTGATTTGCCGGTTGCCGCGGAAGCGCAACTGGCCCTGCGGTGGCATGGCATCGCCTGCGAGCGCGTGCTTGATGTGGGCGTCGCGGGGCTCCACCGCTTGCTGGGGCAACTCGATCGCCTGCGCCAGGCCCGGGTGCTGATCACCTGCGCGGGAATGGAGGGAGCCTTGCCCACTGTGCTGGCCGGATTGTTGCCCCAACCAGTGATCGGGGTCCCGGTGAGCGTCGGCTACGGCGTGAGTGCCGGCGGCCAGGCGGCCCTGCACGGAATGCTGGCCAGCTGCGCCCCAGGCCTGAGCGTGGTGAACATCGACAACGGCTATGGCGCCGCGATGGCCGCCCTGCGGATCCTGCTCAGCAGTGGGGCCGAAGCGGAGCGGTAA
- the thiS gene encoding sulfur carrier protein ThiS: protein MIEIRVNGEATSCPEGLNLVEMLEHLGYRPQLVVVEFNGEILPRARWAEQPVREADGLEVVTIVGGGS from the coding sequence GTGATTGAGATCCGCGTCAACGGCGAAGCCACCAGCTGCCCCGAGGGTTTGAACCTGGTGGAGATGCTCGAGCACCTCGGCTACCGCCCCCAGCTGGTGGTGGTGGAGTTCAACGGCGAGATCCTGCCGCGGGCCCGCTGGGCGGAACAGCCGGTTCGGGAAGCCGATGGTCTCGAGGTGGTCACCATCGTCGGCGGGGGTTCTTAG
- the surE gene encoding 5'/3'-nucleotidase SurE — translation MRILISNDDGVFADGIRALAAEALRRGHQVTVVCPDQERSATGHGLTLQSPLRAERADELFADGVTAWACSGTPSDCVKLALFALLEEWPDMVLSGINHGPNLGTDTLYSGTVSAAMEGTIEGLPALAVSCADYKWREFEASARIALDVAEQSRREDWDKGMLLNLNVPALPLESIGQLRWCRKAVRRYTDQFVKRSDPRGRTYFWLAGEVANDLEAEVAGPKEWPIDVAHVADGGVSLTPLQPELFWRGDLSALKQPHFAR, via the coding sequence GTGCGGATCCTGATCAGTAATGACGATGGCGTCTTCGCTGATGGCATCCGTGCCTTGGCGGCTGAAGCCCTGCGGCGAGGGCACCAGGTCACGGTGGTTTGCCCTGATCAAGAGCGCTCCGCCACGGGCCATGGCCTGACCCTGCAATCCCCCCTGCGGGCGGAGCGGGCCGATGAGCTCTTTGCCGATGGCGTCACGGCCTGGGCCTGCAGCGGCACCCCCAGCGACTGCGTCAAGTTGGCCCTGTTTGCCCTGCTGGAGGAGTGGCCTGACATGGTCCTCTCCGGCATTAACCACGGCCCCAACCTCGGCACCGACACCTTGTATTCGGGCACGGTCAGTGCCGCGATGGAGGGCACGATCGAAGGCCTGCCCGCCCTGGCGGTGAGCTGCGCGGATTACAAGTGGCGCGAGTTCGAGGCCTCCGCCCGCATCGCCTTGGATGTGGCCGAGCAGAGCCGCCGCGAAGACTGGGATAAGGGGATGCTGCTGAACCTCAACGTTCCGGCTCTGCCCCTGGAGTCCATCGGCCAGCTGCGCTGGTGCCGCAAGGCGGTGCGCCGCTACACCGATCAATTCGTCAAGCGCAGCGACCCTCGGGGCCGCACCTACTTCTGGTTGGCCGGCGAGGTGGCCAATGACCTGGAGGCCGAGGTGGCGGGGCCCAAGGAGTGGCCCATCGATGTGGCCCACGTGGCGGATGGCGGCGTCTCGCTGACCCCGCTGCAGCCCGAGCTGTTCTGGCGCGGCGATCTCTCAGCCCTGAAGCAGCCTCACTTCGCGCGGTAG
- a CDS encoding bifunctional riboflavin kinase/FAD synthetase has product MIPLLEPGQAKGPTAVALGSFDGLHPGHRSVIAAVTDRAGQRGLVPTVVSFWPHPREVLFGEPRLRLDLPAEKLALLEPLGIEQLVLVPFTRALAALSPEAFVHEVLHGQLQAGLVVVGENFRFGAGRSGTTETLRQLGAERGIDVQIQPLLAEGSEQFSSSRIRRALAGGDLKEATRLLGRPYRFGGSVVSGRGLGRQLGWPTANLQVDGRKFLPLEGVYAAWAWLGDERLPAVMNLGPQPTVDPTAPSAVEVHLLGRSLDLNGKELFVEPVELLRRQQRFENLEALVQQIQRDAERAAALLDSAAGVGVG; this is encoded by the coding sequence GTGATTCCGCTGCTCGAGCCAGGGCAAGCGAAGGGGCCCACGGCGGTGGCCCTCGGCAGCTTTGACGGTCTGCATCCAGGCCACCGCAGCGTGATTGCGGCCGTCACCGACCGCGCCGGCCAACGGGGCCTGGTGCCCACTGTGGTGAGTTTCTGGCCCCACCCGCGGGAGGTCCTCTTCGGCGAGCCCCGCTTGCGGCTGGACTTGCCCGCCGAGAAATTGGCCCTGCTGGAGCCCCTGGGGATCGAGCAGCTGGTGCTGGTGCCCTTCACCCGTGCGCTGGCTGCCCTCTCACCGGAAGCCTTTGTCCACGAGGTGCTGCATGGGCAGCTCCAGGCCGGCCTGGTGGTGGTGGGCGAGAACTTCCGGTTTGGGGCGGGCCGAAGCGGCACGACCGAGACCCTGCGGCAACTGGGAGCCGAGCGGGGCATCGACGTTCAGATCCAACCCCTGCTCGCGGAAGGGAGTGAGCAATTCAGCAGCAGTCGCATCCGCCGTGCCCTCGCGGGCGGGGACCTCAAGGAGGCGACCAGGCTCCTGGGCCGCCCCTATCGCTTTGGCGGCAGCGTGGTCAGCGGCCGTGGCTTAGGGCGTCAGCTGGGCTGGCCCACGGCCAACCTGCAGGTGGATGGCCGCAAGTTCCTGCCCCTGGAAGGGGTCTATGCCGCTTGGGCCTGGCTGGGGGATGAGCGGCTTCCGGCGGTGATGAACCTGGGCCCTCAGCCCACGGTGGATCCCACGGCGCCCTCGGCCGTCGAAGTCCATCTGCTGGGGCGCAGCCTCGACCTCAACGGCAAAGAGCTGTTTGTGGAGCCGGTGGAGTTGCTGCGTAGGCAGCAGCGCTTCGAGAACCTTGAGGCCCTGGTGCAGCAGATCCAGCGGGATGCGGAGCGAGCGGCGGCGCTGCTGGACTCAGCTGCCGGGGTAGGCGTTGGTTAG
- a CDS encoding thiamine phosphate synthase has protein sequence MTTPEQPAAVLRLLDANLDRAREGLRVIEDWCRFGLDRADLVARSKDMRQRLGRLHDERYKQARDAAGDVATGMAHPAQREREQPQAVVAANCGRVQEALRVLEEFGRGLDDRLAEEAAAVRYALYDLEVDVIRASAGGQERRERLRAARLYLVTSPSPRLEAVVEAALEGGVRLVQYRAKDGSLAPDGQPITDAVRLQQAQALRQLCSRYGALFLVNDRIDIALAVDADGVHLGQGDLPPALARQLLGPEKLIGRSTHALAQLQQAMRDGCDYVGVGPVNATPTKPGREPVGLDYVRQAAAESAIPFFAIGGIEAANLQAVLDTGATQVAVVRAITEAADPAQAARDLLEMLQ, from the coding sequence ATGACCACACCTGAACAGCCGGCTGCGGTTTTGCGGTTGCTGGACGCCAACCTCGACCGCGCCCGCGAGGGGTTGCGGGTGATCGAGGACTGGTGCCGTTTTGGCCTCGATCGGGCCGATCTGGTGGCCCGCAGCAAGGACATGCGCCAGCGCTTGGGGCGTCTGCATGACGAGCGCTACAAGCAGGCCCGCGACGCCGCCGGTGATGTCGCGACGGGGATGGCCCATCCGGCCCAGCGGGAGCGCGAACAGCCGCAGGCCGTGGTTGCAGCCAACTGCGGCCGGGTCCAGGAGGCCCTGCGGGTCTTGGAGGAATTCGGGCGGGGGTTGGATGATCGCCTGGCTGAGGAGGCCGCGGCGGTTCGCTACGCCCTCTACGACCTGGAGGTAGATGTGATCCGAGCCAGTGCCGGCGGGCAGGAGCGGCGCGAACGCCTGCGGGCGGCGCGCCTGTATCTCGTGACCAGTCCGTCGCCTCGGCTGGAGGCCGTCGTGGAGGCGGCGCTCGAGGGGGGCGTCCGTTTGGTGCAGTACCGCGCCAAGGACGGAAGCCTGGCGCCCGACGGCCAACCGATCACCGATGCCGTTCGTCTGCAGCAGGCCCAGGCGTTGCGCCAGCTCTGCAGCCGCTATGGCGCCCTCTTTCTGGTCAATGACCGCATCGACATCGCCCTGGCGGTGGATGCCGATGGCGTGCACCTCGGCCAGGGGGATCTGCCGCCGGCCCTGGCCCGGCAACTGCTCGGCCCGGAGAAGTTGATTGGCCGCAGCACCCACGCCCTGGCGCAGTTGCAGCAGGCGATGCGCGATGGCTGTGATTACGTCGGCGTTGGGCCGGTGAATGCCACCCCGACCAAGCCTGGCCGTGAGCCGGTTGGGCTCGATTACGTCCGGCAGGCCGCCGCGGAAAGCGCCATCCCCTTCTTTGCCATCGGGGGGATTGAGGCGGCGAACCTGCAGGCCGTGTTGGACACCGGTGCCACCCAGGTGGCAGTCGTGCGGGCGATCACCGAGGCTGCGGATCCGGCCCAGGCCGCCCGGGACCTGCTGGAGATGCTGCAGTGA
- a CDS encoding DUF1517 domain-containing protein — protein sequence MVPALVLTLLLAVPQASQAASGGRIGGGSFRSAPMPRSYGGGGYRGGYRGGGYQRGYGSGFGFPFVVPFFFGGGGLFGFLILMAVVGLLVNAVRGGGGVSLPAGMQGGSIDRAPSDGPVSIAQLQVGLLASARELQQDLRDLAGQADTSTSSGLQRVLQDSTLALLRQPDLWVYANAEVGHVPFQAAESTFNRLSMTERSKLRSEVTSNVSGTVSTNASAKAGDADAVSDYIAVTLLVASRTRLNLKPVNGSEELRETLRILGSVPSSQLLALEVIWQPDGAGDVLSADELITAYPQLKHL from the coding sequence ATGGTTCCGGCCCTGGTGCTCACGCTCCTCTTGGCGGTTCCCCAGGCGAGTCAGGCCGCCAGCGGTGGTCGCATTGGTGGTGGCAGCTTCCGCTCCGCTCCGATGCCCCGCAGCTATGGCGGGGGTGGCTACCGGGGCGGCTACCGGGGCGGCGGTTATCAGCGCGGCTATGGCAGCGGCTTCGGCTTCCCCTTTGTGGTGCCCTTCTTCTTCGGCGGCGGCGGCCTCTTTGGCTTCTTGATCCTGATGGCCGTGGTCGGTTTGCTGGTGAACGCGGTGCGCGGCGGTGGCGGTGTGTCCTTGCCGGCGGGCATGCAGGGCGGTTCCATCGACCGCGCGCCGAGCGATGGTCCGGTCTCGATCGCCCAACTCCAGGTGGGCCTGTTGGCTTCGGCCCGGGAGCTGCAGCAGGACCTGCGCGACCTCGCCGGCCAGGCCGACACCAGCACCAGCAGCGGCCTGCAGCGCGTCTTGCAGGACAGCACACTCGCCCTGTTGCGCCAGCCTGATCTTTGGGTCTACGCCAATGCTGAGGTGGGGCATGTCCCCTTCCAGGCGGCGGAATCCACCTTCAATCGCCTCTCGATGACCGAGCGCAGCAAGTTGCGCAGCGAGGTCACCAGCAACGTCTCGGGAACGGTGAGCACCAACGCCAGTGCCAAGGCCGGTGATGCCGATGCCGTCAGCGATTACATCGCGGTCACCCTCCTGGTGGCGAGCCGCACGCGCCTGAACCTCAAGCCGGTGAATGGTTCCGAGGAATTGCGCGAGACCCTGCGCATCCTGGGCTCCGTGCCCTCCAGCCAACTCTTGGCCCTCGAGGTGATCTGGCAGCCCGATGGCGCGGGTGACGTGCTGAGTGCCGATGAGCTGATCACGGCCTACCCGCAGCTCAAGCACCTCTGA
- a CDS encoding DUF3611 family protein has protein sequence MADRLDFQLLSLGLRRMAWIRFWTQTALGIVVVGVLLFNNIGGSLARNSERALGLGPGLSLTTLSFFVLLYSLWQGWLIVRLGRALGSSAKPSRSEAAKLIKRGLLADVLGLVFASVGYQSLAGSLFVQASLQAPGFFGSPVGGTSARSLVGYPITSIEMLSVLSNTQVLFAHTIGLIFSLWFLQRIYRAK, from the coding sequence ATGGCCGATCGCCTCGACTTTCAGCTGCTCTCCCTAGGGCTGAGGCGGATGGCCTGGATTCGCTTCTGGACCCAGACCGCCCTGGGGATCGTCGTGGTGGGAGTCCTGCTCTTCAACAACATCGGCGGCAGCCTGGCCCGCAATTCCGAGCGCGCCCTGGGCCTGGGCCCGGGCCTGTCGCTGACGACCCTCTCCTTCTTTGTGCTGCTCTACAGCCTCTGGCAGGGCTGGCTGATCGTTCGCCTCGGCCGAGCGCTGGGCAGCAGCGCCAAGCCCAGCCGCAGCGAGGCCGCAAAGCTGATCAAACGGGGACTGCTCGCGGACGTTCTGGGCCTGGTCTTTGCCTCAGTGGGCTACCAGTCCCTCGCCGGCAGCCTCTTTGTTCAGGCCTCGCTGCAAGCCCCGGGCTTCTTTGGCTCTCCGGTGGGCGGAACCAGCGCGCGCAGCTTGGTGGGCTACCCGATCACCTCGATCGAGATGCTCTCGGTACTGAGCAACACCCAGGTGCTCTTCGCCCACACCATCGGCCTGATCTTCTCGCTCTGGTTCCTGCAGCGGATCTACCGCGCGAAGTGA
- a CDS encoding TIGR03792 family protein yields the protein MSLLARVAALVLCLTMLLAGHPDVAIAATDQPGGQLEVVVVEHLRIKVPADGRQAWLEAEQGSWEPWLQKQDGFLGRELLWDSAREEGTLLIRWASREQWKAIPEADVEAVQTRFEELAREATGQRQGNPFPLVFEGELIPAA from the coding sequence GCCTGCTCGCTAGGGTCGCCGCACTCGTGCTTTGCCTGACGATGCTGCTGGCCGGCCATCCCGACGTGGCGATCGCCGCCACGGATCAGCCCGGCGGTCAGCTCGAGGTGGTCGTCGTCGAGCACCTGCGCATCAAGGTGCCGGCGGATGGTCGCCAGGCCTGGCTCGAGGCCGAGCAGGGCAGTTGGGAACCCTGGCTGCAGAAGCAAGACGGCTTCCTGGGCCGCGAACTGCTCTGGGACAGCGCGCGCGAAGAAGGCACGCTGCTGATCCGCTGGGCCAGCCGCGAACAATGGAAAGCCATCCCCGAGGCGGATGTGGAAGCGGTGCAAACGCGCTTTGAAGAACTCGCGCGCGAGGCCACGGGCCAACGCCAGGGCAACCCATTCCCCCTTGTCTTTGAAGGGGAACTGATCCCGGCGGCATGA